The Prionailurus viverrinus isolate Anna chromosome C1, UM_Priviv_1.0, whole genome shotgun sequence DNA window TCCAGGTCGTCTAAAAATCCTGATTTATCAATCTTGGTCCTATCTGTACTGGCCCAGAGTACTCCgtttcagaatacaaaatcacCTCAGTTATAGGCACCATTGTCACAAAAATGAGAGCCACACATTTACTCATCAAATACTTAAGCCTGCTATGTGCAAGGAATTATACTAGGTACCGGGGATACAATAATGAACAAAACTGTTGGGGGCAACAGTAACACAAACCTATAGTTAGCGCTATGGATCTAACAGGAGCTTGACACAAGTACATTATTGCCCTGAGGTAACATTCATGCCAGAGCCAATGCTgaagtggagggaaaaaaaatctgtgcacaGGTGTTACAGAGAACTTAAGATATTTAGTAATGGGCCAAAGAGAGTTAAGGGCAGTCCATGAAGATCCACAAAGATTTGTACTCTGTCCAAGGACAGAGGGAATCCGTATTTTTATCACATCAGATTTGGGTTCCCAAAGAATCACTGTCTTTGAAGTGTACACAGACATACCTGTTAGGAGGCAAAGGAATCCTTACCACACATGGCAGCTTAGACAGGGCCGAGAAAAGGCAAACTGGCAAAACTGGCAGAGAACTACATAATTCTcgagtaaaggggaaaaaaggctaCATCATAACCATGACCTATTCACAACTCTTGGAACTTCATTGTTTATTAGTGAGACGGACGATCTGGATCAGCTTGAGCGCTTCAATCCTGTCAATCCTCTACGCAAACTGAAAAATGGAGAATGGTGTGGAATTTTGCAAAATTTGCTCTAAAATTGTTCCGTGTTATTTTCTGCAGATGCTGATACAATGTGCAGTAAGACAAAACACCCAGAAGTCAGGAGGCAATACATACCATCCTatctttagaaacaaaacaaaacaaaacaactgatcTAAAGACAAAAGTCTGCACAACTTGAACTAATGTACCTCAAAGAAGTTGAACTGGCAAGGATACACGCATAGAAAGCGAAGATGCATACCTAATCTCTAAGACTCATATTTTTGTCACACGTCATCTGACTACAGAAAAATGCGCTATGATGATAACCCACCTCAGCACCCTTTCCAAGAAAATTaggatttttaatttccaagtctTCTGAGAAAGCAAAATTAATGCAACACTAATTGGAACATctaattaataaatttaacaatacgccaaagtaattttgttatataaattAACCCATTTATTATAGGCTAGCAATGTTTCAAATGGTGAAGCTTCTACTGGTCTTTCAACTCCTTCAGTCTTCTGATGGCCGACTTTACTGTGACAGCAGAAGTGGtgctggaaagaaaaacagaagttggTTCCAACACAGCTACACTAACATGTGAAATGGCATAGGAGTAAATCCCGCCTTTTAACagtacaatcttttttttttttttcaacgtttatttattttttgggggacagagagacagagcatgaacaggggatgggcagagagagagggagacacagaatcggaaacaggctccaggctccgagccatcagcccagagcccaacgcggggctcgaactcccggaccgcgagatcgtgacctggctgaagtcggacgcttaaccgactgcgctacccaggcgccactaACAGTATAATCTTAACGACGATGGCATCCTTGAACAATGAGTCTTGTCTTCAGGCTCTTGCAGGATTAGACAGGCAATTTAATTTCATGCATCTCATTTATCAAGCAGCACAAAAAAGGAACAGGGAGGAATGAATGGTTGCAAGAGGCTGACCTAAACTCAGGAAAAGGGAATGGACAGAATGCCAGAAGAAACTAATAAACTGTTAAGATGGTATAATACATTAGAAATATCAAGAAAACAATGTCAAAATAGGTAGAATAGAATAAAGCATATTTTGGAAAGACGGCTATTAAAATGACTACAAAAGTTACACCTAAAGATTCAGGAACTTTATCTGGAAAACCCATAACCATCACATACGGTGGGCACAGGAACTTTATCATCACAACCAAGACAGCACCCTAGTCTCCACTTTCCTTCTTGCCCTCATAAAATCCCCACAAGacacatatataaaaactatCATTTCAACACTTTTCAGTATTTTACACTGCTGCAATTTTgcaatttttgcttttcattttttaagtaagctccatgcccagcgcagggcttgaagtcaacaaccctgagatcaagagtcagaagcttaactgactgagccacctatggaCCCACACACCATTGTTTTAAATCAACATAAAGTTAAAACTTCaattctttggggcgcctgggtggctcagtcagttgagcgtccgacttcggctcaggtcatgatctcgtggtttgtgggttcaagccctccatcgggctctgagctgacagctgagcctggagcctgcttcggaatctgtgtctctctctctcagaaataaacgttaaaaaaaaaaatcagttcctcAACCACACTAGTCTTATCATTTTATACGTAGGCGGCTAGTGTATTGACATCTCGCGTCTACGTACTGGCTAAAGGAAGAACACATCAGCCTTCAGGGAAGGCAATGCATTCCAAGATTAGAGGCCTTCGACGGCGGCTTCAATTCCCAGAAATGGATTAACTTGAATCCACTCAATCAATAACTAGCACAGACAGATATATCTCAGCAGTATCACGGGGCACTTGTCAGGGTCCAGCCAATTCTGTTTAGGACGGCAAAGGCGTAGTGGTGCAGGAGGCCTCGTGATTCCAGATACAGTGACGCGCTAAGTGacctaatttttataaaaacagctTGCATTACAAGTCAAGCTTCAGTATGCACCCAGTCTTGCTAATGGGCTTACAGTATCATAGTGCTCAGTGAGGACCCTTAGGACCCTATACAATTCTAAAGTCAGACTTTATTTCAGTAGTTTTGTTTCTATACCTTAAATAACTGAACATAAACCACAGCTCTCAAGGAGTCGTGGAAGACACAAAAGCACACTCACTTTCTCAGTCTCCTAGAGAGTTAAAACTAGCCCATTCAGCCTCAAACCTGAATTCTGCCGTGACCCACACACTTGCAAATGCCACAAAGAAATGGACTCACTTGTAGGTCCAGGCACCACCCGCTACGGTTTTCATGCAGGAACCACAATGCCAGATCCCCACAGCTCGTCTTTTCATCTTGGTCTGTAAAAGAGAATCAATTTTCCCTGTGAACCAATGAAAAGTCTTTTATCTCGCACACATCCAGGTGTCTGATTTACATTAGGAAATCCAAGCTGATGCACTGTTATGAGATTATGTGTGTTTCTAATACCCTTAAGTCCTCTAATGCAAAATTTGCATTCCTCATGGTGCCTTATGGCCAGTGATGTGACAGACCCCCTCCATCTTCTCCCAAAACAGTACTTCTGCACCCCACAAAATTTTAGGGAACCCCAGTAGACAAAACGGGCACAATCATTTCCCCCAACGCAGGTCTGGTGTGGGCTGGGGCTCCGTGTCAAGTTTTACCCTTTGGTTCTCAAAAAGCATTTTGCAAAATCCACAGGTATCAACAATACCCTAACGTCCCGTAACTGATCAGCAAACGTCAGCACGCGCAAATCTAACTGCTCAGCAACTCAGAATCGGCACACGGTTTGCAAACTTCCTTCAAGAGAGGGCTCACTTCGGAAGAaagccttcccctccctccccccaccatacACCGACCGCCTTACCTTGCCACAAAAGGAGCAAGTGTACTTGGCGTGCTGGCTTATTTCAATCTTCTTCACCATTTTCCTGAGGGAGGCACCATAACGGGTCCCGTATTTACCGACAATTCCGACCTTCTTGGTGCGTTTAGCCTGTTAGGAGTTGAGAGAGAAACCAACCATGTTAGGACCCGGGACGGAGACCTTGCCCCCGCCAAACCCCTTTCTCCAATCACCCCAGCCTCCGCCTGTGACCTAGCTCCCCCTCATTCCATCCCTGCAAAACCAGGGCCCAGACCGGACCCGATGCTCCCACGGCACTCTGTTAACCCGGCCCGGAGAGGCCAGGCGCCACCAAAtcgcccccgcccctccgccccggtcGGCGTCCCAGCGGGGCGGCGAAGGCACGGAAGCCAAGGACGACGCAGGGCAGGGCGGGTAAGCAGAGGCCGAGCTAGGGCGAAGAAACCAAGAAAAGGTCAGATGCGAGCGGATAGAACTCCAGGCCTCAGCGGCACCAACACTCACCATGTCGCCGCAAACTAGGCCCGAGCCCAGAGAGGAAGAGACTCACTGCGCAAGCGCGGTTTTAGGCGAGCGGGCGGAAGTGGCGAATGGGAGGCCCAGCTAGGAACTGAACTCTATGCTCCGGAGGTTTCCTCGCCCCGGAAGCCTCCCGGGGAGTGTGGCAAGACGTCTTCTCGCCGCCAGGGTTGCCCTGATTCGCAGATTGTGGCAACAAACGAAGCACGCTTCACACATCCACGTTATCTTACACGTGTGTTACAAAGTCCTGCAAGGCAGGTACGATTTCCTCCATTGTACGGACAAGGGAAGGTTCCGATTTTAAGTGACTTGCTCGCTGGCATTTGGCTTACAGAAGTGCTTAAAGTTTATGATTCCAAGTCTTACTGCTTTCTGCATTATACCTTCTAAAAATCGTGGGCCCCGTGCAGGTGGCTGGCAAAATGGGGAATAACGAGACTCCATTCTCAGAATTTCAGCCCAGCCAGGAGACGGTCATGGGACCACGTTCACCAGTCATAAAATTGCAAACTGACGATAGCTCTGAAGGAGGTTTTTCCTATGATCCTTTTGAAATCAGAACAGTCGTTTTCTGCATTAGTAGGATAAAGAGAGGATGTCTTGTGTAATGGTTAGAAACATAGGTCTGGGTTCAAAGCAGGACTCTGCTACTTAACCCTTGTGGGAACTCTTGacaaattattttgctttttcttcatcagttTCTTCAAGTGTACCATCTGGATAATTATAATACCTACCTTAGAAGTTGTTGTGAAGAGTCAGTGAATTAAATGCATGAAAAGTGTTTGCCACAGTGCCTACAACATACCAAACACTATACAGTTgtaactattactattattattccaggtgaagaaactaagattcagagaagttaagtaacttgcccaaggtcacatagcaatAGGCAGTGAAACTAGAACTCAAATCCAGGTCTGCCTGATCCTCCAGTCAGTTCTCTCAATTATTAGCATGTATCACACCAAGTCATAATATTTAGTGCACTGAAAACTCATAACAGAAAATGTACTTAACTTGTAATTAGGTCTCTGGCACTTGGTCCAAACCAGACTCTGCGACTACCTTGTGGGATGACACTTTTGGTTAGCCACAGTCCCTACATGGCCTGGAGAaccacctccctgcctctcagCAGTGACCAACTCTACAATGAGGTACTGGACTTGATGATCTCCAAGctggacactgaggcccagagaggtcataTGACTTGCCCAATAAAAGACTTCCAGATCAATGTTCTGTCTACTATATCACAAGCTTCAAGCTGTTTCCTTGGCTGCTTTTTCAATCCTATTTTCTGTTCAGGGGTCAACAACATCTGCTTTCTACTTTCCCTTAAAAATATGCgcatctcttttttccttaagttttgttttgttttttttttttttttttagcttgggCACAATGAAACTATTCTAGTCATGGCTACTGCTACCTGAGGCCCACTGGGGGAATAGGATGTGCTCAAAATCTCCCCGTTCCACCACAGGCTCCATGTACCCTCTACCCCTTTAGGTGGAAGAATCTCGAGGGGCTGAGGGAGCGAGCCTCTCCTCCCTCAGGAGAGAAATGCACTGCATTTGGGGGATGATTTCTGGAAGCCTCCACCAAAACTATGCCCTGCTTCTAGAAAACtataaattaaagcaaaaatacattCCTAGTGGTGCAAACAAATGGGACTGGTGGAAGAAGGGTTGAGAAACAAACACTGCAATGGTCCGTCTCTTCCTGTCTGTGTCTGCAGGCTGGCCCTGGGTGAGGTATAAGCAGGGCCAGCCTTGCCCAGAAGCGGCCCACACTGAGGTGAGCCCTCCCGGGCTGGCTCGACAGCTTAGTTCAGATCATCATTTAGCAAACTGACCATCTTCCCACGCCATCCCCTGTGTAGCTGCCTAGACTCTGGCCTTCAGGGGGtctgagagacagcaagagaagacagaatgcatgAGTAAGAATGCGATAGAGTGGCTGAAAATGAGACACTCCATAGTAGGAGGAAATTGTTCATGCCCAGAGCAATTTTGTTAAAACTGAACAACTCTCTTTAAATAGCAAGCTTGGGGGTGTACAAATAAGGCTCTCGTGAAATCAGGTCTAAGTGGCTTCAAAGAACTGTGCACAAAGTCTCAATTTGTCTTATCTTGTGGGCTAATAAATCTCCATTCCCCTCAGACGACCACCAGGTGTAGAGATTAATATGTACCCATAAAAGTCTCAGTAAAAATCTCTGCTGAGTCACCCCTGCTCCTCAGGAACAATCAAAATTCACTctggcctttatttatttatttatttatttatttatttatttatttattaatttttttaacgtttatttatttttgagacagagagaggcagaccatgaacgggggagggtcagagagagggagacatagaatctgaaacaggctccaggctctgagctgtcagcacagagcccaacgcggggctcgaactcacggaccacgagatcatgacctgagctgaagtcggccgcttaaccgacagagccacccaggcaccccaacactctGGCCTTTAGAAAAGGAAGTTAAAAGTTGCCTCTAGAGGAGAGTTCTTTTAGCCGTTGAGCCAACCAGTTCTCTTTGGGGCATATGGAACcttttattcttgaaagaaatCTGGGGTTCAAGCGTCATCCCCAGTTTATCTCATGCTGGAGACCAGAAGGGTTTATCCTGGAGtcccaggctccacgctgttccTTCACTTCGTGTCTAAAGAGCTCTCGCTTGCCCTTCACTGAAGTGCCTGGTGGCCACGGACAAGAGACAAGTCTGCACAGAATGTCAAGAGCCCTGTGGGTCAACCTCTACACCAGGCAGGGGATTCAGCAAGGGGAAGGTGAGCCCTGCCAAGGTCAAGTCCTTAACGCCTAAAAAGAACCAGGTGTCCAAAATGGGTTCAGCATGTGGATtcattccctcctctcttctttccacaAACATCATCctagttgtttgcttttttttttttttttttttttttttttaatttttaaagtaatctctacactcaatatggggctcaaactcacaaccttaagatcaagagttgcatgctccacgactgagccagcccggccTCCCtagttgtttgctttttgttttaaatggacATTTCACGGGGCATTGACACAAGTAATGCATCCATCAGGATGGGAGTTACTTGGCGACTTTTGAAAGAGATAAGGTCAATCAGTATGAAACAATGGCCAAATATATTACGTGAAATGAGCCATTTTTAGTATGAAATGTTTGATACAATTTTTGTGAAAACAATtctatgtatattcatatatttatatgcataggGAATAAATTACCAAAGGCTCTATCCCAAATTGTTTATATTGGTTACTACCTGTAGGAAGTAGGGCTAGGAATAGGAGGAATGAGAATGGAgggctttcatttttttacttacatatttttagattaatttttatatcaaatttatAACAGTGAAAAGAAGGCAGTGCAGACACTGAATGAagggacagtcttttcaataagtgATTTTGAGgggcgtctgactggctcagttggttaagcgtctgactcttggtttctgcttggTCATGACCTCCACAGGTCATGACctccacggttcatgagttcaagctctgcgtcagggctcacggtgcagagcctgcttgggattgtctctccccctctctctctgcccctgccctgctcgtgggctctctctctctcaaaataaatacataaacttagaaGCAAAATATGACACCGAGAAACTGCATATtcatgtggaaaaaaattaatcccGACCTTACCTTGCTCCCTGTACAAAAATAAACTGCAATTGGATTGTAGATCTAAGCAttaagagcaaaataaataaataaataaagcttctaGAACATACTATATTCACAACCTTGGGGTTATGGTTACATGAGggtttattttgtaatattttgttaagctgtaaatttattttacgagctcttttgtgtatatttcaCCCCAAAAGGGGGGGATTAAGAACAAAGAGGAAGAGTCCGTGGCACTCAATAAATCatgtgaatggggggggggaatgtggGGGCAGAGGGTGTTGTAAAACCAGGTAACTGTTGGCTGTCATAATATCCCAAATACTGTGACTCACAGGCTTCTCGGTGTTTTCTGCTGTGATTAGGAATCCATTTCCTTCACTGGGACCTCAcaggaaaacacaaaaccaaaataacaccTAGGTATGAGAGAATACTCCAACAAACTCTCTTTAAGCTTCCGTgccatttgtttttaactttgtaatCCTGTGTTGGTAAGAAGTGAGAGGATAGGCTAGGAAATAAGGTTGGACTTCTTTCCATCCCTTTTATAGTTTaaagttgcttttattttgagagcgagggagagaaccccaaacaggctctgcactgtcagcacagagcccatcgtggggcttgaactcatgaactgtgagatcatgacctgagccgagatcaagagtaggacgcttaatcgactgagccagccagatgctcctCCCTCTTACAGTTTAAATGTCACCTAAAAAGAGCTTCAGAAAGGGTCAGGATTCCAATAGACAAGAATGCACAGACAAGGCAAAACCTAAGAGTCAGCGGTGAGGGGAAGGCGCCGCCAGCTGGGTTTCTTAGCTCTCCCTCTGACCTAGAAAAAGGCCCGTGGGAAGCCAAGAAGGAAAAGACCCAGTAATTCAAATACAAATGGATCAAGGCTCACAGGATCCCTCGCTCCCTCTAGTCTTCCTGATGCCAGCCTGGAGGCAGAAATTAACCAGGGTCACTCAGGGAATAATGGCCCTGGTGAGGGGAGGCAGAGCCTACTCCAGGGGGCCTAGGGGGCCTTGAGGGCACCACCGATGGCAGGGGCAGGAAGTGGGATGAGATGGGCCCAGATTTTTTTATTACAGCTGACATTTCCAGAAAACACAGTGGATGGTGGCAGGTGTGTTTGGACTGAGCTGTGaagcaaaggaggaaaaggaattaGTGTGGAAATCCTTCCTTGAACCCAAAGGCATCCAGTCTCCATGAGTAAGTCTAAGTGTCTTTTCTGAACCACACAGTAATGGCTGAACTGTCCTCAACAAAGTTTCGAGGCACCTTTGGGATGGTATAACTTAGAATATACAGGCTTCATGGTGTCAATAGAATTTGCTTTGGAGGGCCTCAGGGGCATCTCAGAGACAGTTCTTCTGCAGAGCAGCTGAAACCGAGATTTAACTAGGGGCTTCTAATGGAGGTTCAACAGGCCATATTTGTTAAGACGATGGAGAAATGGTGGTTTCAAACATGCACACCAAGTTGTAAGGACCAAGGGCAAACCTTCCCAATAGCAGGCATTGCTCTGACACCTTTTGCAGCATCTCGAGGGCCACCAGGCCACGAGGTGAACAAAACAGGGATTTATTAATTTAACAATGCTCGGGAATTCTAAACAacactgcatatatatatatacatatatctatatatgtatatgtatatatacacatatatagatatagatgtagatatagatatctatatatctatatatatatatttgggacAAAGTTAGAGTAAACTTTAGATAGACCCAATACTTATCCTCTGTAAGCTTCCAACAGGTCACCGTCACTATTATAGAAAAACTGGTACagctaacaaaatttaaaaataaaacagagagctGGAAGTGAGATAGTAAAAGACCACTTCAAGTGGCCTAGATGAGAGCCCGGACAAGCATCCTCTCTCAGgcctctgactctggattttctCTAGATAACACTGGGTCGTTCTTgtttcaggaaggaaggaggaaaccaAAGGCCTAATTATGGAGATGTGGCAGCACCACAGGGCTCCTCATGGCAGGAGAAGCCGGCGGAATGCAGCTAATCTCCACAGTCCTCAGAAAGACGGGAGAAGCAACTCAGGCCCCTTAGACACAGATGTTTGGGCTGGATTTCCTGAGGAGCTCTGACCCGGCAGAGAAGCTCACAGCCAGAGATCAACACAATAATTAATAGGAGGCTCAGTCATCAAATGCCAGGTTTGACCGAGGAAGGCAGAAAGTCCGTATCCTCCCCATTATTTCCCAAGGCCAGAGCCTTACACGGGACATGGCCCCACAGTCCCGATGGTACTGACAGGTCAATATGCCTGACTGCCCCTGGACAGCAGTGAAGGGGCTTGAGCGGCTGTCAGAGCTCCCTCTCTCAATTGGAGCTGTCTAGAAGCCCAGGAAAGGGGTTGAAAGGCACAAGAAAGTGGTGCATTCCAGTTTCTAGTTTGAGCAGAGTTAGCTGGGAACCCACAGGGAGGCCAGCTCAGGTTCACAGCCAGGGCTGAGCCCCTCAGGAAGGGAGCCACTCGGTAAACTGCTCACAGACCCTCCAGAGCACCACTGAGGCTCCGGCTGTATGAGCCGGGCCCCTGCCCTAGGGTGGGCTCTGGAGGGGGTGGACTGGCggggggtcctgccctgcctctccCTAGCTGGGACTCCCTTGGCTTGGTTTCTGCATCTGCACAATGAAAATATAACTACCTTCCTCCAAGATGGGGTTCACTGTGTCAAAATGTGTTCTGTTTGGCCCAGCGCCTGGCACCTAGCCAACAGCACAGAAGCGAAAACAGTCCAAGTCCAACAAACAAATGCACGCACAATCGAGCTAGAACACCTTAGGCATCTGGCATTGCTACTAAGAAAATTGGGCTAGCTCTAAACTTCACTTAAATCTGGCCCACTGTCCTTCAGTAATACTGATTAAAGCCCCAACTCCTTCCTT harbors:
- the RPL37A gene encoding 60S ribosomal protein L37a encodes the protein MAKRTKKVGIVGKYGTRYGASLRKMVKKIEISQHAKYTCSFCGKTKMKRRAVGIWHCGSCMKTVAGGAWTYNTTSAVTVKSAIRRLKELKDQ